CCCGGCAAAACAGGTCACGGCCCTCGACCAATTCAGCACCCATCCGCCGGGCCAGGAAAGCGTGCTCGAAGTGGGCGGAGTTATAGACCCCCGGGGTGAGCACCACGACGATCGGCTCGGCGACGTCACTGGGTGCAGCGGCGGCCAGTGCGCGGTAAAGCCGCTCTGGATACTCCGAGACCGGTTGCACGCGATAGCCGGCGAAGACCTCCGGTAGCACGTGGGCAAGCGTCCGGCGGTTCTCTAGGACGTAGGACACCCCCGAAGGGCAGCGCAAGTTGTCTTCCAAGACGTGGAAGGTACCGGCCTCGTCGCGGACCAAGTCCACTCCTGCGACATGGATACGGACCCCGTTGGCCGGCACGATCCCATGTGCTTGTCGGTGGAAATGGCTGGAGCTGGTGACCAGTTCCTTGGGGACCACGCCGTCGGTCATGATGTCGCCACGGTCATATACGTCGGCGAGGAAAGCCTCAAGCGCGCGGATTCGTTGCGCAACTCCGTCGGACACAATGCGCCACTCATCGGCGGTCACCACGCGCGGAATCAAGTCCAGTGGCAGCGGGCGTTCCCGGCCACTGAGGGTAAAGGTGATGCCCTGTGCCGACAGATGCGCATCGCGCAAACGCCCGCGATCTCGCAGACCGTCAGTCCCCAGATCGCCCAGGACGTTGTGGAGAACGTCTAGCCCGGGTCGGGGTTGTGACGCATCGTCGTACATCTCGTCGTAGGCGGGTTCGGCGGGAACGTAGGTCGGCAGGCCAGCGGCCGTGCCGTCGTCACCGCTGATCTCACTCACCGTCCCGGGAGTAACGAATGTTTGCACCTGCGTATTGGTACCCGACAGGCGTTACCGGCCAATGTTCGCCGAGTTACGGGCGGGTTGCCCGATGAACTCATCTGATCAGCGATCTGCAACCGCGACGTAGTCACGCTCCGGTTCGCCGACGTATACCTGTCGCGGGCGACCGATCTTGGTGGCCGGATCCTGAATCATCTCGCGCCATTGGGCGATCCATCCTGGCAGCCGACCGAGCGCGAACAACACCGTGAACATGTGCGGCGGGAAGCCCATCGCCTTGTAGGTCAAGCCAGTGTAGAAGTCGACGTTGGGATAAAGACTGCGGGAAATGAAGAAATCATCGGACAGCGCGACTTCCTCGAGCCGTCGGGCGATATCAAGGAG
This genomic interval from Candidatus Nanopelagicales bacterium contains the following:
- a CDS encoding citrate (Si)-synthase, whose protein sequence is LKMLTQIHESDDSVDQFIARVKNREDGVKLMGFGHRVYKNYDPRAKIIKAAADDVMDSLDVSDPLLDIARRLEEVALSDDFFISRSLYPNVDFYTGLTYKAMGFPPHMFTVLFALGRLPGWIAQWREMIQDPATKIGRPRQVYVGEPERDYVAVADR